The following proteins are co-located in the Brevibacillus laterosporus DSM 25 genome:
- a CDS encoding MptD family putative ECF transporter S component produces MQTQTAVAQNRWKMRDFITLAIFNVVMLIIMTICPVFTVVSYLVVGGAAALFNGPIYMVMANKINKRGVLFFTCIITGLYFVAFGYAYYLLTLAVIGIICELILWGGSAYKNPVRNAIGYAIFYVGWSLCGVVPLIFFREQYLAILKKSYSPEQLEAMLYYFDTPSMILIMCTISAIGGLVGCFIGNLLMKKHVKKAKLV; encoded by the coding sequence ATGCAAACACAGACAGCAGTCGCTCAAAACAGATGGAAAATGCGTGATTTCATTACACTTGCCATTTTCAATGTGGTGATGCTCATTATTATGACGATTTGTCCGGTCTTTACGGTTGTTTCTTATCTGGTTGTAGGAGGAGCCGCTGCACTGTTTAATGGGCCCATTTATATGGTTATGGCCAATAAAATTAACAAACGTGGAGTACTGTTTTTTACATGCATCATTACAGGCTTGTATTTTGTAGCCTTCGGTTATGCTTATTACCTGCTTACACTAGCTGTGATCGGAATTATCTGCGAATTAATCCTATGGGGAGGCTCTGCCTATAAGAACCCTGTCCGTAATGCCATCGGCTACGCTATTTTTTATGTAGGCTGGTCTCTTTGCGGTGTTGTACCGCTTATTTTCTTCCGCGAGCAGTATCTGGCCATTTTGAAGAAAAGCTACTCTCCGGAACAGCTTGAAGCGATGCTTTATTATTTTGATACGCCTAGCATGATTCTGATCATGTGCACAATCTCTGCTATCGGTGGGTTAGTTGGTTGCTTTATCGGGAATTTGCTAATGAAAAAACATGTGAAAAAGGCAAAGCTGGTATGA
- a CDS encoding thioesterase II family protein: MLETDQTVNPWLITHPEAKDIIRLFCFPYAGGGASAYRGWTNALPDDVGVYPIQLPGRENRITEQALCEMEVLVEAISQAIYPYLNRPFIFFGHSLGARVAFELTRTVRRKWKLQPCHLIVSGSRAPHIPEPNPLHHLPDDEFISELRRFSGTPEAILQNRDLMNLFLPVLRADFTVDETYVYAEEAILKCPISVFGGTEDTEANREEIEVWANHTSSAFTLEMIEGDHFFLTTKKDLLLPSVAKIVEQHREVTLARRNS, translated from the coding sequence ATGTTGGAAACTGATCAAACAGTCAATCCATGGCTGATTACTCATCCTGAAGCGAAAGACATCATTCGCCTGTTCTGCTTTCCCTATGCAGGAGGAGGCGCCTCTGCTTACAGAGGATGGACAAATGCTTTGCCCGATGATGTGGGAGTTTACCCCATACAGCTTCCAGGAAGGGAAAACAGGATTACGGAACAGGCACTGTGTGAAATGGAGGTGCTGGTTGAAGCAATCTCCCAAGCGATATATCCGTATTTGAATCGCCCATTTATCTTTTTTGGTCATAGTTTGGGCGCGCGAGTCGCTTTTGAGCTGACACGAACGGTTCGAAGAAAATGGAAGCTCCAGCCTTGCCACCTGATTGTTTCAGGAAGCCGCGCTCCGCACATACCAGAGCCAAATCCTCTGCATCATCTGCCTGATGATGAGTTTATCAGTGAGTTGCGTCGTTTTTCCGGTACACCTGAGGCAATCTTGCAAAACAGAGATCTCATGAACCTGTTCCTCCCGGTTTTGCGTGCGGATTTTACCGTTGACGAAACGTATGTTTATGCAGAGGAAGCGATCCTTAAATGCCCGATTTCTGTATTCGGCGGGACTGAGGACACGGAGGCGAATCGAGAGGAGATTGAAGTCTGGGCGAATCATACAAGCTCTGCTTTTACGCTTGAAATGATTGAGGGGGATCATTTTTTTCTGACGACAAAAAAGGATTTGCTTTTGCCGTCTGTCGCCAAAATCGTTGAACAGCATCGGGAAGTGACGCTAGCAAGAAGGAACAGCTGA
- a CDS encoding ABC transporter ATP-binding protein, which yields MIELNGVTFRYGYEGEEAENKTGVEHINLSVKAGQCVVLCGRSGCGKSTIMRLINGLAPSFYVGSLTGQVTVGGRSPASLSPEERTRLMGVVFQDPRSQFFMETVRDELAFSAENLGVSPKEIIDRIEKQAKELGIFHLLDRPLHMLSSGQKQRVAIAAVSVLSPPLLILDEPTANLDHHSTQNLIEILGRLKQNGTTLFISEHRMHPLLPVADLFVCMEKGKIARTWTKEEFSQLSYEDVRPYGLRHPDMIKSRLISQSAGAPKASPALEGHKLTYQYKRKGDGIKDVNITLPKGGVTVLTGENGTGKTTLCKVLCGLLRQQKGTIFSQGSRLSASQRRSSSYLVMQDADYQLYADSVGNEIVLGRRVDDSLRLKAYEALDSFGLGELRDRHPASLSGGEKQRVTMAAAYCSDAELIILDEPTSGLDGDSVLKVVAWVKKLAQDGKTVVIITHDNILSELACDQVIELKNLQKGVRTVEI from the coding sequence GTGATTGAGTTAAACGGCGTCACCTTCCGCTATGGATATGAAGGCGAGGAAGCCGAGAATAAAACCGGTGTGGAGCACATCAATTTATCTGTGAAGGCCGGGCAATGCGTCGTGCTTTGCGGTCGTTCAGGCTGCGGTAAAAGCACGATCATGCGTCTTATCAACGGACTTGCACCCAGCTTTTATGTCGGGAGCCTCACCGGTCAGGTAACCGTTGGTGGAAGAAGTCCTGCCTCTCTTAGTCCAGAGGAGCGAACCAGATTGATGGGCGTCGTATTTCAGGACCCTCGCAGCCAGTTTTTCATGGAAACCGTGCGGGACGAGCTGGCGTTTTCAGCCGAAAACCTTGGAGTCTCACCGAAAGAGATTATAGACCGGATTGAAAAGCAAGCGAAAGAACTAGGCATCTTTCATTTGCTCGACCGCCCGCTACATATGCTGTCTAGTGGGCAGAAACAGCGTGTGGCCATTGCAGCCGTGTCCGTTCTTTCACCACCGCTTTTAATTCTTGACGAGCCCACTGCCAATCTGGATCATCACTCCACACAAAACCTGATTGAAATCCTCGGTAGGCTCAAGCAAAACGGCACTACCCTCTTCATCAGCGAACATCGAATGCATCCACTGTTGCCTGTTGCTGATTTATTTGTCTGCATGGAAAAAGGAAAAATCGCACGAACATGGACAAAAGAGGAATTTTCCCAGCTTTCCTATGAAGACGTACGCCCATACGGTCTGCGCCACCCTGATATGATAAAAAGCCGATTGATAAGCCAATCAGCAGGAGCACCTAAAGCCTCCCCTGCGCTGGAGGGTCATAAGCTTACCTATCAATACAAAAGAAAAGGCGACGGGATTAAAGATGTAAACATCACACTCCCAAAAGGAGGAGTTACCGTACTGACGGGGGAAAACGGAACTGGAAAAACCACCCTGTGCAAAGTTCTATGCGGTCTTCTACGTCAGCAAAAAGGTACGATCTTCAGTCAGGGAAGCCGCTTGTCGGCAAGCCAAAGACGCTCCTCCAGCTACCTTGTCATGCAGGATGCTGACTACCAGCTCTATGCGGACAGTGTAGGAAATGAGATTGTTTTAGGCAGACGTGTCGATGATTCGCTTCGTCTGAAGGCCTATGAAGCACTGGATTCCTTTGGCTTGGGAGAACTACGTGATCGGCACCCTGCCTCCCTTTCCGGCGGCGAAAAGCAGCGAGTCACCATGGCTGCGGCTTACTGCTCAGATGCGGAATTAATCATACTCGACGAGCCAACCAGCGGACTTGACGGTGACAGTGTGCTCAAAGTTGTTGCTTGGGTAAAAAAACTAGCACAGGACGGCAAAACAGTCGTCATTATTACGCACGACAACATTCTTTCCGAATTAGCCTGCGATCAAGTCATTGAACTGAAGAATCTGCAGAAGGGAGTGAGAACTGTTGAAATCTAA
- a CDS encoding salicylate synthase encodes MKATTEWFEDTAKKYEQLGFWEPKTLGQQLRTWAEQYQNREALVEEENRLTYRELDSKVDELASGFFQMGIKKGDNVAVQLPNRISFVLTCFALFRIGALPILVLPAHREAELDGIFTLAKPVAYIVPTTFLGFDYTKMAEQLVKKHPSVKFIMTDGDSDIGINLADISGTPVELESPSYKDTALLLLSGGTTGTPKLIPRTHADYAYNAKAAATRCKLTPQSVYLAVLPVAHNFPLCCPGILGTLSAGGKVVLCKTTSCDEAFPLIEKEQVTITALVPSIVHVWLEVLEWDTSNDLSSLEVLQVGGSMLDENLAKRIIQEMKCKLQQVFGMAEGLICCTSLDDPESVVANCQGRPLSDADEVRIVDEHGNDVEVGAYGELLVRGPYTISGYYRALEQNRESFTPDGFYRSGDKARITPEGNFQIGGRIKEQINRAGEKIMPAEVEAYLRMHPDIKDAALITLPDQTLGEKSCAYVITDNQEITLADIHAFFHEKGVARYKMPDQIEFIDYWPLTSVGKVNKAKLKELATAPKRNAKQCEVSYLEEIVAFEGDAHLAASQIVEHGLFENYLLYENGDELSLGMGIHALVSVDAQNTTLAYDNQTIRFENNLLSETIDKAFASVPLQNWRAYGTVNFGMARYYQNLPLLSEDGCLIKLFIPEVEIRFTKGSILLRALSEEKRNEFGALLRGIQVNGLDEEKNALVQRVDSHKLDVPEVNTYGAEAYMQGVAEAVREIKERKYHKVILSRKIPIHQELDMVASYIAGRRVNTPARSFLLSLDGLSVAGFSPETVVEVDGSGWVSTFPLAGTRSRGCSEDEGDRLKAELLNDPKEIAEHAVSVKLAFEELKSVCDSTTIFLSDFMSVASRGTVQHIASRLKGKLKPDFNSWDAFRALFPAVTASGIPKKESIDAIGRLESEPRNLYSGCVMTFDSDGAMDAALVLRTIYQQNNSAWLHAGAGVVEMSLPTRELEETREKLSSFSRQLVISSREVEKVKPV; translated from the coding sequence ATGAAAGCAACTACAGAATGGTTTGAGGATACTGCAAAAAAATACGAACAACTCGGATTTTGGGAGCCAAAAACGCTTGGGCAGCAATTGCGCACGTGGGCTGAACAATATCAGAATCGAGAAGCGCTAGTGGAGGAGGAGAACAGACTCACCTACAGGGAGCTCGACAGTAAGGTTGATGAGCTAGCTTCTGGTTTCTTCCAGATGGGAATCAAAAAAGGAGACAATGTCGCTGTACAGCTTCCGAATCGGATTTCCTTCGTACTCACATGCTTTGCCCTGTTTCGCATTGGCGCTTTGCCGATTCTGGTTTTACCGGCTCATCGAGAGGCTGAACTGGACGGAATTTTTACGCTCGCCAAGCCGGTTGCCTATATAGTTCCAACTACGTTTCTTGGTTTTGACTACACAAAAATGGCAGAACAGCTGGTTAAAAAGCATCCATCTGTGAAATTCATCATGACCGATGGAGACAGTGACATCGGCATTAATCTTGCAGATATCAGCGGGACGCCGGTAGAGCTAGAATCGCCTTCGTACAAAGACACCGCTCTCTTGCTCTTATCTGGTGGAACGACCGGTACTCCTAAGCTGATTCCAAGAACCCACGCAGATTACGCATACAATGCAAAAGCAGCCGCGACACGCTGCAAGTTGACCCCGCAAAGCGTCTATCTTGCTGTTCTACCGGTTGCACACAACTTTCCACTATGCTGCCCTGGAATCCTTGGCACACTGTCGGCTGGAGGCAAAGTCGTGTTATGTAAAACCACAAGCTGCGATGAAGCTTTCCCCCTTATTGAAAAAGAACAGGTGACCATCACCGCCCTTGTACCTTCCATTGTCCATGTATGGCTTGAGGTGCTGGAATGGGATACCTCGAACGATCTCTCAAGTCTTGAAGTCCTACAGGTAGGCGGCTCCATGCTAGATGAAAATCTCGCGAAACGTATCATACAGGAAATGAAATGCAAGCTTCAGCAGGTGTTCGGGATGGCGGAGGGGCTCATTTGCTGCACATCCCTTGACGATCCTGAGTCTGTCGTAGCTAACTGCCAAGGACGTCCACTCTCCGATGCGGATGAGGTCCGAATTGTCGACGAGCATGGAAACGACGTTGAGGTAGGCGCATACGGAGAACTACTTGTCCGAGGACCCTATACGATAAGCGGGTACTACAGAGCTTTGGAACAGAACCGCGAGAGTTTTACTCCCGATGGATTTTACCGTTCTGGCGACAAGGCAAGGATTACTCCTGAAGGAAATTTCCAGATCGGAGGACGAATCAAAGAGCAAATCAACCGTGCGGGCGAAAAAATCATGCCTGCTGAAGTGGAGGCGTACTTACGTATGCATCCAGATATTAAAGACGCTGCTCTGATTACTCTTCCCGACCAAACGCTTGGTGAGAAAAGCTGCGCATATGTGATCACAGACAATCAGGAAATTACTCTTGCTGATATCCATGCCTTTTTCCATGAAAAGGGAGTGGCCCGTTATAAAATGCCGGATCAAATCGAATTCATCGATTACTGGCCACTTACCAGCGTCGGCAAAGTCAATAAAGCTAAGCTCAAAGAGTTGGCCACAGCACCAAAACGTAATGCAAAGCAGTGCGAGGTCTCCTATCTGGAAGAAATCGTGGCTTTTGAGGGAGATGCTCATTTGGCAGCGTCACAAATCGTAGAGCATGGTCTTTTTGAAAACTATCTGCTCTATGAAAACGGAGATGAGCTGTCGTTGGGAATGGGGATTCATGCCCTTGTATCCGTAGATGCCCAAAATACAACCTTAGCCTACGACAACCAAACAATTCGCTTTGAAAACAACCTGTTAAGTGAAACGATTGACAAAGCGTTTGCATCCGTCCCGCTCCAAAACTGGCGTGCCTATGGAACCGTTAACTTTGGAATGGCCCGCTATTATCAAAATCTGCCATTACTGTCTGAAGACGGTTGCCTTATCAAGCTGTTTATTCCTGAGGTGGAGATACGCTTTACAAAAGGCTCCATCCTGCTCAGAGCACTGAGTGAAGAAAAACGAAATGAATTCGGTGCGTTACTACGGGGGATTCAAGTGAATGGTCTTGACGAAGAGAAAAATGCTCTTGTGCAAAGAGTGGACAGTCACAAGCTGGATGTTCCTGAGGTTAATACGTATGGTGCTGAAGCCTATATGCAAGGGGTAGCGGAAGCCGTACGAGAGATTAAGGAGCGGAAATACCACAAAGTGATCTTATCTAGAAAAATTCCGATTCACCAAGAGCTTGATATGGTGGCTAGCTATATCGCAGGTAGAAGAGTTAACACTCCTGCTCGTTCTTTTTTACTTAGCCTCGATGGTTTAAGTGTGGCTGGCTTTAGTCCGGAAACGGTGGTTGAGGTTGATGGCAGTGGATGGGTAAGCACCTTCCCGCTTGCAGGAACGCGGTCACGTGGATGCAGCGAGGACGAGGGGGACAGGCTCAAGGCTGAGCTTTTGAATGATCCTAAGGAAATTGCTGAGCATGCTGTATCCGTAAAACTGGCCTTTGAAGAGCTAAAAAGTGTCTGCGATTCTACGACGATCTTCTTGAGCGATTTCATGTCTGTTGCCAGCCGGGGAACAGTTCAGCATATTGCCTCAAGACTAAAAGGGAAACTAAAGCCGGACTTCAACTCATGGGATGCGTTTCGTGCGCTGTTCCCTGCTGTCACTGCTTCTGGTATTCCAAAAAAAGAATCGATCGATGCCATAGGCAGACTCGAGTCTGAGCCGAGAAATCTCTACAGTGGCTGCGTCATGACCTTTGACAGTGATGGTGCAATGGACGCTGCCCTGGTGCTACGAACAATATATCAACAAAACAACAGTGCATGGCTACATGCCGGAGCAGGTGTGGTAGAGATGTCTTTACCAACCAGAGAGCTGGAAGAAACACGTGAAAAATTGAGCAGTTTTTCCAGGCAGCTGGTTATCTCCAGCCGTGAAGTAGAAAAAGTAAAACCAGTTTAG
- a CDS encoding energy-coupling factor transporter transmembrane component T family protein codes for MSSLGPKTHLFVLVLASILSTLVSNSLQAHLMVLTCALYLLCNKQPKKALFFVLLYIGLMTILTILPSGAGTVIIILYTFARMIPMVMIGTMLMHSTPSSIMCAFERLYVPKAVLIMICILIRFFPVVLLEMKAIRDGIRARGIFPQWYSALLHPAMAYECFFMPLIVRCLKLSAELASSAELRGIECACARTSIHPVSFRAIDGMAVGLYALIGVAIYWTGGQNL; via the coding sequence ATGAGCAGTCTCGGTCCCAAAACGCATTTATTTGTGCTGGTTTTGGCAAGCATCCTCTCCACGCTTGTGAGCAATTCATTGCAAGCACATTTGATGGTGCTTACATGCGCACTGTATTTGCTTTGCAACAAACAGCCCAAAAAGGCGCTTTTTTTTGTGCTGCTATATATAGGTCTAATGACAATTTTAACTATTTTGCCGAGTGGCGCAGGAACAGTCATCATTATTCTCTATACGTTTGCCAGAATGATTCCGATGGTCATGATCGGTACTATGCTGATGCATTCGACTCCCAGCAGCATCATGTGTGCGTTTGAAAGATTATACGTACCAAAAGCTGTGCTCATCATGATCTGCATTCTGATCCGCTTCTTCCCCGTTGTCTTGCTTGAAATGAAAGCAATTCGGGACGGCATACGGGCCAGAGGCATTTTTCCACAGTGGTACAGCGCTCTCCTACATCCGGCCATGGCCTACGAATGCTTTTTTATGCCGCTGATCGTCCGATGCCTGAAACTGTCAGCAGAGCTGGCCTCGTCCGCAGAGTTGCGGGGAATTGAGTGTGCTTGCGCCAGAACCTCTATCCATCCTGTAAGCTTTCGTGCCATAGACGGCATGGCAGTAGGACTGTACGCGTTGATCGGGGTAGCTATTTATTGGACAGGAGGTCAGAATTTGTGA
- a CDS encoding ABC transporter ATP-binding protein produces MKSKEKKGISKLLELAGEKKSLMVWSAILSTVSVFLMLVPYFSVYFVMTELLTHASDISAVDASYILQWAFWGIGGMVLGYLFMYVGGMCSHIAAFRILYGIRVKLSDHIGALPLGYFNKNATGKIKKIVELDVEKIELFIAHQLPDLINTFVMIVAIIVTMFSLNIWLALACVIPMLIGFAAQYSMMAGKKARQGLKEYFDALENINTSSIQYVRGMPSIKIFGQTVHSFRKFHEDMLHYRNFSVTYTDNFQNGYVSFKVIILSLATFFLPVGLFFISTDPHNVAFAATLLFFLVLTPGISTPIFKLNSFASTINVIVEGVNRIDDIFKETTIKEPEVGKKPSSYDIGFHEVSFSYGGEGSVEVLKGISFTAPQGKITALVGPSGSGKSTVAQLIPRFWDVQKGSITIGGVDIRDMKMHELMNNLSFVFQDTFLFSDTLYNNILAGRPTATKEEVHAAARAAQCHEFIERLPNGYDTLIGEGGVYLSGGEEQRVSVARAILKNSPILVLDEATAYADPENEYQMQLALRELIKDKTVLIIAHRLTTICEADQIIVVKEGEINDIGTHGELLAHRGLYKSMWDAYTSSAEWKIDISQKEEEFV; encoded by the coding sequence TTGAAATCTAAGGAAAAAAAGGGAATCTCAAAGCTATTGGAGCTTGCAGGTGAAAAAAAATCACTTATGGTTTGGTCGGCCATTCTATCGACCGTGAGCGTGTTTTTGATGCTGGTTCCATACTTCTCAGTCTACTTTGTGATGACTGAGCTTTTAACACATGCTTCGGACATTTCTGCTGTGGACGCCTCGTACATATTGCAGTGGGCTTTTTGGGGCATTGGAGGAATGGTACTGGGTTATCTCTTCATGTATGTCGGAGGGATGTGCTCGCATATTGCAGCATTTCGCATCCTATACGGTATCAGAGTCAAGCTGTCGGATCACATCGGAGCACTCCCTCTAGGCTACTTTAACAAAAATGCCACGGGAAAAATCAAAAAAATCGTCGAGCTGGATGTAGAAAAAATCGAACTGTTTATTGCCCACCAGTTGCCCGACCTGATCAACACTTTCGTCATGATCGTCGCAATTATTGTCACGATGTTTTCATTGAACATCTGGCTTGCACTGGCTTGCGTCATCCCCATGCTGATCGGATTTGCCGCTCAATACTCCATGATGGCCGGCAAAAAAGCAAGGCAGGGCTTGAAGGAATATTTTGATGCCCTGGAAAACATTAACACCTCATCCATCCAGTATGTGCGAGGTATGCCCTCTATCAAGATCTTTGGACAGACGGTTCACTCTTTCCGAAAATTCCATGAAGACATGCTTCATTACCGTAATTTTAGCGTCACGTATACGGACAATTTTCAAAACGGTTATGTATCCTTTAAAGTCATCATTTTATCGTTAGCAACGTTCTTTTTACCTGTCGGGCTGTTTTTCATCAGCACTGATCCGCATAACGTAGCCTTTGCCGCAACATTGTTGTTTTTTCTCGTTTTAACACCGGGTATTTCCACTCCAATTTTCAAATTAAACAGCTTTGCCTCCACCATTAACGTCATTGTCGAAGGGGTCAACCGCATTGACGACATATTCAAGGAAACAACCATAAAGGAGCCTGAAGTCGGCAAAAAACCTTCCTCTTATGACATCGGGTTCCATGAGGTTTCCTTTTCTTACGGTGGTGAAGGCAGTGTAGAGGTTTTGAAGGGAATCAGCTTTACTGCACCCCAAGGGAAAATCACGGCTTTGGTCGGCCCCTCCGGCTCTGGAAAATCCACCGTCGCCCAGCTTATCCCCCGGTTTTGGGACGTACAAAAGGGAAGCATTACCATTGGTGGCGTGGATATCCGCGACATGAAAATGCACGAGTTGATGAACAACCTGTCCTTTGTGTTTCAGGATACGTTCCTGTTTTCCGATACACTCTACAATAATATTTTGGCGGGTAGGCCGACTGCGACAAAGGAGGAAGTCCACGCAGCAGCGAGAGCGGCGCAATGCCATGAGTTTATTGAGCGTTTGCCAAATGGCTACGATACGCTGATCGGCGAGGGCGGGGTTTATCTATCAGGTGGCGAGGAACAGCGGGTATCCGTCGCAAGAGCCATCCTAAAAAATTCCCCCATTCTTGTACTCGATGAAGCTACGGCTTACGCTGATCCGGAAAATGAATACCAGATGCAGCTTGCGTTACGCGAGCTCATTAAGGACAAAACCGTGTTGATCATCGCCCATCGTTTGACGACCATTTGTGAGGCGGATCAGATCATTGTAGTAAAGGAAGGGGAAATCAACGATATCGGTACCCATGGCGAGCTTCTTGCTCACAGGGGTTTATACAAAAGCATGTGGGACGCCTATACATCCTCAGCAGAATGGAAAATCGACATTTCGCAGAAGGAGGAGGAATTCGTGTGA